A window from bacterium encodes these proteins:
- a CDS encoding tetratricopeptide repeat protein, protein MKKIVWILLFSITSGFAQTKISVFPFENKSDSKYEWFSYGLSQLMSEGLNGSGKLQSVGNDDVFQAALSTDINPRSLYDGLVTPSFLKYHLDWKSDYSVLGNFSIAGDSIIINIRACSILKKAFTTPITVKGKFEKYTDFYLTSIRLMEAVYAQLITLTPVTIAREDIEKSNDRLRQLIADYEGYQAYVKNWMALKYYDVAILTTADYKLDDAIAYFKRSITMDESKQLNSTANLSNVYVLRGNKYSTEKKWPEAENDYKAAVEQNPKNADAFYNYGNVYKEKNDWENAIAQYKEALEVNSNLFEAQVNVGFASLQQGKYSEAIVAYENALKIKPDDAMTVYYAGTAYDQNNDASNAVKFYRRAIELDKTIAGAHLNLGILLKIQKDLKGARIEYESAITYEPNSAVAHRNLGILLMNDKKEAAQAIIHLEKSLELDPTQGDADIMKKNIGVLKKRVKKK, encoded by the coding sequence ATGAAAAAAATAGTTTGGATTTTACTGTTTAGTATAACCAGCGGTTTTGCTCAAACTAAAATTTCTGTATTTCCTTTTGAAAATAAATCTGATTCGAAATACGAATGGTTCAGCTATGGTCTAAGTCAGTTAATGTCGGAAGGATTGAATGGCAGTGGAAAATTACAAAGCGTCGGCAATGATGACGTTTTTCAGGCAGCGTTGAGTACGGATATTAATCCGCGATCATTATATGATGGGCTTGTCACGCCGTCATTTTTAAAATACCACTTGGACTGGAAATCCGATTATTCGGTTTTGGGTAATTTCTCAATTGCCGGTGATTCTATTATTATCAATATACGCGCCTGCTCTATTTTGAAAAAAGCTTTTACAACGCCTATCACCGTCAAAGGTAAATTCGAAAAATACACTGATTTTTACCTTACAAGCATCCGGTTAATGGAAGCCGTATACGCCCAATTGATTACACTAACCCCAGTAACCATTGCTCGTGAGGATATTGAAAAAAGCAACGACCGGTTACGTCAATTGATTGCCGATTACGAAGGCTATCAGGCGTATGTAAAAAACTGGATGGCTTTAAAATATTATGACGTTGCTATATTGACTACAGCGGATTATAAATTGGACGATGCCATTGCCTATTTCAAACGGTCGATTACCATGGATGAATCGAAGCAACTCAATTCAACAGCCAATTTATCCAACGTTTATGTGCTCCGCGGCAATAAATATTCGACTGAAAAAAAATGGCCTGAAGCCGAAAATGATTATAAAGCAGCGGTTGAGCAGAATCCAAAAAATGCTGACGCTTTTTATAATTACGGCAATGTTTATAAAGAAAAAAATGATTGGGAAAACGCTATTGCTCAATACAAGGAAGCTCTTGAAGTGAATTCCAATCTTTTTGAAGCGCAAGTCAACGTCGGTTTCGCCAGCTTACAACAAGGAAAATACAGCGAAGCGATAGTGGCGTACGAAAATGCGCTCAAAATCAAACCGGATGATGCAATGACGGTGTATTATGCAGGAACCGCTTATGACCAAAATAACGATGCTTCCAATGCCGTTAAATTTTATCGTCGTGCGATTGAGTTGGATAAAACCATTGCCGGAGCGCATTTGAATCTGGGAATACTTCTCAAAATTCAGAAAGATCTCAAAGGTGCACGAATCGAATATGAAAGCGCGATTACTTATGAGCCGAACAGTGCTGTCGCGCACAGAAACCTTGGAATTCTGCTGATGAATGATAAAAAAGAAGCGGCGCAAGCGATCATTCATTTGGAAAAATCTTTGGAACTTGATCCTACTCAAGGCGACGCGGACATTATGAAAAAGAATATCGGTGTTCTGAAAAAACGTGTTAAGAAAAAATAA
- the uvrA gene encoding excinuclease ABC subunit UvrA, which yields MAISEIPSSLLSDQDITESFKEKIVIRGARVHNLKNIDLEIPRNKLTVVTGLSGSGKSSLAFDTIYAEGQRRYVESLSAYARQFLNMMEKPDVDLVDGLSPAISIEQKTSSRNPRSTVGTVTEIYDYLRLLYAKIGIPYCYNCGQEVTKQTRDQILDAIKKFPGGSKLMILGPVVRGRKGHYQELFEKLRKNGYVRVRIDGEIKELEKVDKVSRYHIHNIEVVVDRIILDSQSGQRLIDSVEQALELGEGVMIVARVTDDKKNKTEDVTFSQHLACQNCGISYEEPFPKLFSFNSPYGACPQCEGLGVVMEMDESMIIPNPDLSISQGGLKAYENPKNETWFYLQMETILKQFGYNFDTPIKKMSKKAYETLMYGTGSTKHDFFYYSGDKKKNYRGKFMGVVGSIKHYFETTTSEQIRSWAEGFMSEKLCTSCKGGRLKNEPLSYKVESKNIHDTVKMSVLDASEFFKNVSMPKRLEKIGAPILKEIRERLGFLMKVGLDYLTLDRSARTLSGGESQRIRLATQVGSQLVGVLYILDEPSIGLHQRDNEKLIQALMELRDLGNTLIVVEHDRDTMEHADYLVDLGPGAGRKGGELVAAGIPEEFDKFHHSITGRYLRGDVNIEIPSKRREGNGKTILLKNASGHNLKNVILEIPLGKLVCVTGVSGSGKSSLINETLYPILSRYFYSATTMPLSYKEIKGLDHVDKVIDIDQSPIGRTPRSNPATYTNLFSMIRDLYASLPESKVRGYKVGRFSFNVSGGRCEECQGAGLKKIEMNFLPDVYVQCETCNGKRYNRETLEIRYRNKNISEVLEMTVAEALDFFEAIPNIKMKLQTLHDVGLDYIHLGQQATTLSGGEAQRVKLAEELSKRSTGKTLYILDEPTTGLHFEDIKMLMNVLGQLADKGNTVIVIEHNMDVIKCADWIIDLGPEGGNGGGEIIATGTPEDVARISRSYTGKFLKKELIRAKKD from the coding sequence ATGGCCATTTCTGAAATCCCCTCTTCTCTATTATCTGATCAAGATATTACGGAATCGTTTAAAGAAAAAATTGTGATCCGCGGCGCTCGTGTCCACAATCTCAAGAACATCGATTTGGAGATTCCGCGCAATAAACTGACGGTTGTAACCGGCCTTTCCGGATCGGGAAAGTCATCATTGGCTTTTGATACTATTTATGCCGAAGGGCAGCGTCGTTATGTAGAATCGCTGTCGGCCTACGCGCGTCAGTTTCTCAACATGATGGAAAAACCGGACGTTGATCTCGTTGACGGCCTCAGCCCGGCAATCAGCATTGAACAAAAAACATCGAGTCGTAATCCGCGCTCAACAGTCGGAACAGTAACAGAAATTTACGACTACCTCCGTCTTTTATACGCCAAGATCGGAATTCCGTATTGCTATAATTGCGGACAGGAAGTCACCAAACAAACCCGGGATCAGATCCTTGATGCAATTAAAAAATTTCCGGGCGGAAGCAAATTAATGATTCTTGGTCCGGTTGTGAGGGGACGAAAAGGACATTACCAGGAATTATTCGAAAAACTCAGAAAGAACGGTTATGTCCGGGTGCGAATTGATGGCGAAATTAAAGAACTCGAAAAAGTTGATAAAGTTTCACGATACCATATTCATAATATTGAAGTCGTTGTCGATCGTATTATTTTGGATTCACAATCCGGACAACGTTTGATCGATTCCGTTGAACAAGCTCTCGAACTTGGCGAAGGGGTGATGATCGTTGCTCGTGTCACAGACGATAAAAAAAATAAGACAGAAGATGTGACTTTCAGTCAACACTTAGCTTGCCAAAATTGTGGGATTAGTTACGAAGAGCCATTTCCAAAGTTATTTTCATTCAATAGCCCGTATGGCGCTTGTCCACAATGCGAAGGATTGGGCGTGGTGATGGAAATGGATGAGTCGATGATCATTCCGAATCCGGATCTCAGTATTAGTCAAGGCGGACTCAAAGCCTATGAGAATCCGAAAAATGAAACATGGTTTTATTTACAAATGGAAACCATTCTTAAACAGTTTGGATACAATTTCGACACACCGATTAAAAAAATGTCGAAAAAAGCGTATGAGACTTTGATGTACGGTACAGGTTCAACCAAACACGATTTCTTTTATTATTCCGGAGACAAGAAAAAAAATTATCGCGGGAAATTTATGGGCGTCGTTGGAAGCATCAAACATTATTTCGAAACCACGACGTCGGAGCAAATTCGTTCATGGGCAGAAGGATTCATGAGTGAAAAACTTTGCACCAGTTGTAAGGGTGGACGTCTTAAAAACGAACCGTTATCATATAAAGTTGAAAGTAAGAACATCCATGACACGGTCAAGATGTCTGTTTTGGATGCATCCGAATTTTTTAAAAATGTTTCGATGCCAAAAAGACTGGAAAAAATCGGGGCGCCCATTCTGAAAGAAATACGTGAACGACTGGGATTTCTAATGAAAGTCGGTCTTGATTACCTAACACTGGATCGCTCGGCGAGGACACTTTCCGGCGGTGAGTCGCAGCGAATTCGCCTTGCCACTCAAGTCGGCTCACAATTGGTTGGAGTACTGTATATACTTGATGAACCCAGTATCGGTTTACATCAACGCGATAATGAAAAATTGATCCAGGCACTGATGGAGTTACGCGATCTTGGCAATACTCTAATTGTTGTCGAGCATGATCGTGATACGATGGAACACGCTGATTATCTTGTCGATTTGGGTCCCGGAGCCGGGCGAAAAGGCGGAGAATTGGTTGCCGCTGGCATACCGGAAGAATTTGACAAGTTTCATCATTCCATTACCGGCCGGTATTTACGAGGAGACGTCAACATTGAAATTCCATCCAAACGCCGTGAAGGCAATGGAAAAACCATTCTTTTGAAAAACGCTTCCGGTCATAATTTAAAAAACGTTATTCTGGAAATTCCGCTTGGAAAACTTGTATGTGTTACCGGCGTCAGTGGGTCAGGAAAAAGCTCACTGATCAACGAAACTTTATATCCTATCTTATCCCGATATTTTTACAGCGCGACTACAATGCCGCTTTCCTACAAAGAAATCAAAGGACTTGATCATGTTGACAAAGTGATCGATATCGATCAATCACCGATTGGGCGAACACCCAGAAGTAACCCGGCTACATACACTAATTTATTTTCCATGATTCGCGATCTGTACGCCAGCTTACCTGAATCCAAAGTTCGCGGTTACAAAGTAGGGCGATTCAGTTTTAATGTCAGCGGCGGGCGGTGCGAAGAATGTCAAGGCGCAGGCTTAAAAAAAATCGAAATGAATTTTCTGCCCGACGTATACGTACAATGTGAAACCTGTAACGGCAAACGCTATAATCGAGAGACGCTTGAAATTCGATACCGTAATAAAAATATTTCCGAAGTTTTAGAAATGACCGTTGCAGAAGCGTTGGATTTTTTTGAAGCTATTCCGAATATCAAAATGAAATTGCAAACCCTTCATGACGTTGGGCTGGATTATATCCATCTTGGACAGCAAGCAACAACGCTTTCGGGCGGCGAAGCACAGCGGGTAAAATTGGCGGAAGAATTGTCTAAACGCAGTACCGGTAAAACGCTTTATATTTTAGACGAACCAACTACCGGGCTTCATTTTGAAGATATAAAAATGCTGATGAATGTTTTAGGGCAGTTAGCCGATAAGGGTAATACGGTCATCGTGATCGAGCATAACATGGATGTGATCAAATGTGCTGACTGGATTATTGATCTCGGACCGGAGGGAGGAAATGGCGGCGGTGAGATCATCGC